In Streptomyces nodosus, one DNA window encodes the following:
- the rpmB gene encoding 50S ribosomal protein L28 translates to MSAHCMLTGARPGFGNRISHSHRRTSRRFDPNIQTKRYWLPSEGRQVRLRLSAKGIKTVDTIGVEAAVARIRARGVKI, encoded by the coding sequence TTGTCCGCGCACTGCATGCTGACCGGCGCCCGGCCCGGCTTCGGCAACCGGATCTCCCACTCCCACCGGCGCACCTCCCGCCGCTTCGACCCCAACATCCAGACCAAGCGGTACTGGCTGCCGAGCGAGGGCCGTCAGGTGCGGCTGCGGCTGAGCGCCAAGGGGATCAAGACCGTCGACACCATCGGCGTGGAGGCCGCGGTGGCCCGGATCCGCGCCCGCGGCGTGAAGATCTGA
- the rpmG gene encoding 50S ribosomal protein L33, protein MARNELRPVIKMRSTAGTGYTYVTRKNRRNDPDRMTLRKYDPVVGRHVEFREER, encoded by the coding sequence ATGGCACGCAACGAACTCCGACCCGTCATCAAGATGAGGTCCACGGCCGGCACCGGCTACACCTATGTCACCCGCAAGAACCGCCGGAACGACCCGGACCGGATGACCCTGCGCAAGTACGACCCGGTCGTCGGCCGGCATGTCGAGTTCCGAGAGGAGCGCTGA